The Gasterosteus aculeatus chromosome 12, fGasAcu3.hap1.1, whole genome shotgun sequence DNA window gacttcatgaatttcttcaatgataagattctacTATCTATCAaagactatcaaagagaaaattgatggtcttctgccttcaaccagtgccgacctgtcctcagatgtaggaaccttggatgcagcagtgggccctgatgcctctttggatgccttctcttccatcaaccttgatcaactgacttctataataaagtctaaatcttctacttgtctcttggatccgattccaactaagctgcttaaggaagtttttcctttagttagcacatccttattagatattatgagtctttgttgacaggacatgtaccacagtccttcaaggtagctgtaattaaacctcttcttaagaaacctactcttgctccagaggtgttggctaactacagacctatctctaatcttcccttcctctctaagatccttgagaaatccattgcaaatcaattatgtgactttctacaaaacaatgctttgtttgaggatttccagtcaggattttgagtgcatcatagcacagaaacagtactggtgaaaattacaaatgatcttctacttgcatcggaccaaggactcatctcttttcttgtcttgctggacctcagtgccgcatttgataccatagaccattgtatcctgttgcagagactagaacatttgattggtatcaaaggaactgcactcagctggtttaaatcctatttgtCGGATTGATCCCAGtgtgtgcttgtaaacggtgaatcctcgaagaccaccaatgttggtcccacaaggttctgtacttggaccgattttatttaccttcTATATGCTttctttgggcgatcttatcaggaaacgcCGCATAAACAATACTCAAccgtatctgtcgatcaaaccagaagagaccgaccagcttgttagacttcaagaatgtcttggagacatgaAAACCTgaatgaccggcaacttcctgatgccaaactcagaaaaaacagaagttatcttgaaCTCAGCTGTCacactttttatggatggaattgctctggtacccagcagcaccgtaaAGAAccttggagttctcttcgaccggGATATGTCCTTgaactctcatataaagaagacttcaaggactgccttttttcatctacgtaatatattgaaaatcaggaacttcctgtctcaaagtgatgcagaaaaattagttcatgcgtttgttacttctagactggattactgtaattctttgttatcagatCTGCTCTGCTAAATCTCTtcgcctctccagttgattcagaatgctgcagcacgtgtattaacaatcaaatttgtcatttgcgattttgggcttgtggtggcgggcgtggtttggctcagctgcaggggggacggagaggggagtggttcagggaacggtgccgggggaggcataaTCAGCCTCAGGTGGGACTAATCAATCCGTGTGCTCCTACCTTTTAAGTAGGAGAAATCCGGCGACAGCGGGAGAGTGctgagcgaggcgaggaggctggagccggctgTCCATGATTGTTGTGAACAGTAAAATAGAGAGTGTAAAATGGAACCAACAGTGCATTCTCGTCATTACGAGACCCCCCCGTAGAACGAACCGGTCAcagggctatacaaaataaaatgaattgaattaatagatttaatataaatatattcatatcgaaaaatatttatcctttaatataatatatttattatatgatatatatatatatatgatatttataatagttatgatatggtagttatcatattctgaatatgTGAAGGTGAAGGAGGGCATCGCCTAAGGTCAATAGTTACCATGACAATGAAGCAGCTCCTGGTCCAGATGGTCCCACTGTGTGCAGATCTTCCTCAGATTTCTGGTTCTGCTTTGAGCTCATTGTTAGCACACTGGAGATAAGATAAGAGTCGTGTGACAGAGGGACTGTAAAGAAAACTGTGCGTGTACAGTAGGGGAAACATGGCGAATTCTCACAGCAAACAGGCCACATGTTTGGGGAGGGAAAAAGAAATATAACAGGCTCCAGGGGGATTCGCACAAAGATAAGAAGGAGGGCCGAGTGAGCAGAAAAACAGCAAGCCTGTGAAAAGCTTCTTCTGCACTGGTGAACTCTCACTGATCAGACAAACGCACCCAGAGCTGTTACACTCAAAGGACTTTTAttaattgtcttttttcatCCACAAAAAGCAGCTATGCACAATCATTTAAATGACAACATACCGCCTCAGTAAATCCACAAAAAGTGCAAATATCACAGTATCTAAAAAATCTCACATGAAATATTCGGCCAAATGATACAATCACGAAGAAGAAATCTATATTCTAAAAGGACCGCATTCGTCCAACCAGATCGTTTGAATCAACTCTATTTTGGTCCATTTGGAGGATAAAGGCCTaaacattatgtttttttttaataattattttgaCTGAAGGTATAAATATGGactggaaaaatgaaaaatgaattctGTCATCTATTATTAACATTCAGCTATCTATTCCACTATGCACATGTCATATTAagaatattaaaacaatataaaacacaACTCACTAAGTAGTTGTTTTGAAAAGATTGAAAATCGAAAGTGCTAAAAAAATCATACaagtacaaatacaaaaataaaaagcttatcTAAGGTTCAAGGAGTGCTTcgacaacaataataatatagatCATTTTCAATTCAATAAAAGGGAAATCACAGCACAGTAACCTGTAATCTTTTAACATCCCCACGTGTCCCTGTCTGCATTTAAAAGCTTCACATACAGTTTACAAATGagtatttcaaataaattctCTCCCTTCTCTACTAGACTCGGTCtaggtgtttttttcctgagTGACAGTCTCATCTCCTCCGTTGTCCTGGTGAACGTGAATTTGACGGCTCAGTGGTTGATTACAGTCAGCTCATCTCCACCCGGGTGCAATCTGTGGCTTTAATCAACCGAAGCCAAGTGGATCCAACATGTGAtgatcagtgtttcccctcagtTTTCAGCTTTTCTTGGAGAAAACACTGGAACGGCCAAATTAACACCATCTGAACCCAAGACACTGACTAAGTGCATCAAAGTGGATGAGGTGGTGCATCAATGAGGTGGTGCTCCCATGAGCTGCGCTTGCGTTTAGCAGCCAGAGGGAGGACAGGTGGGGGGTCACTGAGAGCTCTTCAGCCGGCACAGCGGGCTGCAGCGCCGGCGGCCCGTCTAGCTCTTCTCCGGGGCCTGTAGCATGTGCTGGCGGGTGGAGCCGGTGCTGGTGCTGCCCAGAGCCGAGCCGCCGGCCTGCTTCCGCATCCAGGCCAGCATGTAGAACCGCAGCATCAGGAAGAAACCTGggacagcagagagggagaaaaaaacaaacaaggtttGGTGACCCCTTTGTGTCAgttcctcaggaggtggagACACAACCGAGGCAGAGTTGTGTCCCGAAATTAATTTCATGTGACCACAGAGTAACTTAAAGAGAAACAAGCTATCTTCCAAGGGGAGAAGAcaacttcttttctttccaaagATTTCTGTCATAATAGAGCTGTAGGATattgtcaagtcaagtcaagtcattttaagtCATTAGTCATTTGTCACTTGTTTTATCTGCCACAACTGCACTGTAAATATCTACTGCATTGGCAGAGGATGTGAATGCGTATCCTCACATTCTCAACACTGAGCGTTTGGGCTACATTCAAGTTTTCCAGCAAcccattttttttacagctcaATCATCGAGTTACGAGTTAAGTGTCTTTGTTGGTTGTTGAAAGGTTGAGGTTAAGGAtgctcatttttttttcctgatgtatatttttttactctaaaatacagtatatacagagTGTAGTGCATCTATCTGCTCTATATCTATCTGATAATCCCCTTGAACAGATTTAGGATCTGAGGGCATGAGTTCTGGTTTCCAGTACTGGTGAAGGTCTTCTCAACATggcgaaaaaaagaaattcaatggATTTCCACAAATTAAGTATTTGTTTAGTGGGACATGTTTATACCAAAACGTTACCCACCTTTTATAGAACTCAACCCATGCCACTGATGTTAACTCATAAAACCGCCACGTTGGCATGGAGACATTCTCTCCCTGAGCCACCAGTGTGCAGCAGAAACAGGGTTAATAAGTTGAGCTCCTGGGCTTGAATCATAAACAAGCCCCTTGCACGAGAGGAAAAGTAGTTTTCCTTCAGTACCCTGATTAACCACGGCCATTCTCACACTGATACGATGCGTCGCTGGCTGCACATACCCCTGACTGTGTAGTTCTGTGGAGGTGATAACATGGTGATAAAACTACACAAATATGTGGCGTGTGTCTTTTTCCCCCCAGCCTTGGATCACGAGTGTCGTATAAAGTCTAGTGAACCACAAAGAAGCAGACAACACTACACAAACCGACTAACTGGCGCAGTGCACCTCGAGCACCAACCTTGAAAAGCGTTGAGGacgcaggagaggaagaggataaCGTCAGAGAGGGGTCCAAAGTCCAAGAAGGTCAGACCCCAAGATGTCCCGTAGAGGCAGCTGAGGCCCCAGATGCTGAGAAAAGCCACACGGTTCTGCCTCCATTCGTCCCTGATGCGGATCTTCCTGTAGACCAGGAAGAGCATCACTAAGCCCGAGATCACCAGGACGGCCACGGCTGtcatgttggtgaagtagtgggccagcaaggccttggGGGTGTCTTTCATCCAGCACCTGGAAACACCaaacacactcagagagagaaaagcaaaccCAATCCCAGAGAGGACGGTAAAGTGGTATTCCTGCTAAACGCTGGGGGGACTTTACTCAGTGATATTAATACACTATCCAAACACCACGGTTCTTCAGGGAAAATATATTTGTCTTCACACTGCTTGCTTACATCCGATAAGGATTGGAGACGTCATCGCTTGGCACCACCTCTCTCACTCCGTAAATGTCCCCCACGGCAGCCAGGATGAATACGGGCAGTGCAGGTAGAGCTGCAGAGGGAATTTAACGGGTCACATATCTACGCCACCTTAACGCGCCACCAAAGAAGCATCACTTCATCACGCTCACCGAAGCCGACCAGGTTCCACACGCAGGCCTTCGGGGAGGGGCTGAAAACCACGTGGACCATCCAGAAGGTGTGGAACACCTCCACGCCCATCCAGGTAAAGGAACTGAGCAGCGTGTAGTGGAGGCCCGCCCCCACCCAGACACACAGCCTCTCCCCTCCCACGTTGGCCAGGACCccggtgaagaagaagagcaggttGAGGAGGCCGAGAGACACGGCTAAGCCCATGTGGATGGGAATGGACTGCTCCTTGCACCGTCTGCTAGAGGGAGGGGGATAGAAATGAGAAGGTTGCTGGATTTGTGCTAAATCCCTTTAGAAAACTGCACATGTAAAATCAGTATTCACCTCTTCCTGCAGAGGAAAATGAAGACAGCGACACAGCTGATTACAGACACAGCACAGCCCAGAGATGTAATGGCGGTGAGGGCCAGGAGGTGGCGCACTGGGCGAGGCTCCATTTGCTGAGAtgaacagagagacggaggcatCACACATCAAATCACAAGTGTTCCTGTTTTACAAATACGTAACGTGTGTAGAAGTCATGTAACCACGTCTCACCACCAGCACAGAGAAGTAAGTCAGATGGTTGCAGAGACACTCGGTGTGTTTCGCTCCTTTCTGTCGCGTCTCACATCCGTCAGCCAACCAATTCACCTGCAACGGATCTGCAATGAGGAAACACAGCTTTAGAAACAGGCTTCATCTGCAGGACTAACAGCAAGTCAATGTTTATTCTAAAAGGTTCCAACCTTTCCTGGTGTCCCAGGACACACATTTCTTTGAATGGAGTtgctgaaatagaaaaaaaggagggagagattCTCATTCAGATGCTGCACATTCGCATTCACATGAACAACATTGCAGTAACACAGGTTGTGGTC harbors:
- the LOC120810147 gene encoding adhesion G-protein coupled receptor G1 isoform X2 produces the protein MEPLLTAGLRAALVFILLLLAAGTSEHDLYLSFCGTWRHDSGALSLSVNLSTGCSEISISAGQSSLSIDGQITAGCSRSEVIPLKQLGLKSQEETRFCLYWEPLLDQLKLQVGGKNLSLCWPRSVQGLCCTDLSYGPNAPVAIYGITDGTKNNDLLTHKTLEAYKFIGESTDCKSLCDQQSRGSTHVNVEPAVGNVEHLCAHSSEVDMKEGFRGHNVTAAATKGVPAESSTTVHLPPALKTAATKTSKVVCTFFNNNSLFQEGHKENRLFNEVVGITVENEVIANLSEPITIDFHHDVIPQLHSKKCVSWDTRKDPLQVNWLADGCETRQKGAKHTECLCNHLTYFSVLVQMEPRPVRHLLALTAITSLGCAVSVISCVAVFIFLCRKRRCKEQSIPIHMGLAVSLGLLNLLFFFTGVLANVGGERLCVWVGAGLHYTLLSSFTWMGVEVFHTFWMVHVVFSPSPKACVWNLVGFALPALPVFILAAVGDIYGVREVVPSDDVSNPYRMCWMKDTPKALLAHYFTNMTAVAVLVISGLVMLFLVYRKIRIRDEWRQNRVAFLSIWGLSCLYGTSWGLTFLDFGPLSDVILFLSCVLNAFQGFFLMLRFYMLAWMRKQAGGSALGSTSTGSTRQHMLQAPEKS
- the LOC120810147 gene encoding adhesion G-protein coupled receptor G1 isoform X1, which gives rise to MEPLLTAGLRAALVFILLLLAAGTSEHDLYLSFCGTWRHDSGALSLSVNLSTGCSEISISAGQSSLSIDGQITAGCSRSEVIPLKQLGLKSQEETRFCLYWEPLLDQLKLQVGGKNLSLCWPRSVQGLCCTDLSYGPNAPVAIYGITDGTKNNDLLTHKTLEAYKFIGESTDCKSLCDQQSRGSTHVNVEPAVGNVEHLCAHSSEVDMKEGFRGHNVTAAATKGVPAESSTTVHLPPALKTAATKTSKVVCTFFNNNSLFQEGHKENRLFNEVVGITVENEVIANLSEPITIDFHHDVIPQLHSKKCVSWDTRKDPLQVNWLADGCETRQKGAKHTECLCNHLTYFSVLVQMEPRPVRHLLALTAITSLGCAVSVISCVAVFIFLCRKSRRCKEQSIPIHMGLAVSLGLLNLLFFFTGVLANVGGERLCVWVGAGLHYTLLSSFTWMGVEVFHTFWMVHVVFSPSPKACVWNLVGFALPALPVFILAAVGDIYGVREVVPSDDVSNPYRMCWMKDTPKALLAHYFTNMTAVAVLVISGLVMLFLVYRKIRIRDEWRQNRVAFLSIWGLSCLYGTSWGLTFLDFGPLSDVILFLSCVLNAFQGFFLMLRFYMLAWMRKQAGGSALGSTSTGSTRQHMLQAPEKS